The following coding sequences lie in one Streptococcus suis genomic window:
- a CDS encoding 30S ribosomal protein S8, which translates to MVMTDPIADFLTRIRNANQAKHEVLEVPASNIKKGIATILKNEGFVKNVEFIEDDKQGIIRVFLKYGPNGEKVITNLKRVSKPGLRVYSKREDIPKVLNGLGIAIISTSEGLLTDKQARQKNVGGEVIAYVW; encoded by the coding sequence ATGGTTATGACTGACCCAATTGCAGATTTTTTGACACGTATTCGTAACGCTAACCAAGCAAAACACGAAGTGCTTGAAGTACCTGCATCAAACATCAAAAAAGGTATTGCTACAATCCTTAAAAACGAAGGTTTTGTAAAAAACGTTGAATTCATCGAAGATGACAAACAAGGCATCATCCGCGTATTCTTGAAATATGGACCAAACGGTGAAAAAGTTATCACTAACTTGAAACGCGTTTCAAAACCAGGTCTTCGTGTTTACTCAAAACGTGAAGATATTCCAAAAGTTCTTAACGGACTTGGTATCGCAATCATCTCAACATCAGAAGGTCTTTTGACTGACAAACAAGCTCGTCAAAAGAACGTTGGTGGTGAGGTTATCGCATACGTTTGGTAA